Proteins encoded by one window of Dreissena polymorpha isolate Duluth1 chromosome 11, UMN_Dpol_1.0, whole genome shotgun sequence:
- the LOC127851468 gene encoding plexin-A2-like isoform X4 gives MACEKHCLILHHFNKNMHCPQVDCYSRYSYTNTLCYKRSAFGLKVARAAQRVRLAAIGAMLRGLRVSDAAPACPDQTTAAVQSPVKCPQLETTSFDTDVVVHSGQNKSISVRVADIQPDQMDNVLCLFTYSWEVKYSTWKITSSNLECEALQFEFSDVTLPIVTAQFTVTSGKNSVPLDNPQNITVRIYKCGTIVTNCGQCLSMDPEYECGWCVGASPTCSLQNLCPASDWLDRSAVCPNPQILGVRVAIMQEMMPMIHH, from the exons atggctTGTGAAAAGCATTGCCTAatcttacatcattttaacaaaaacatgcattgtCCTCAAGTTGACTGCTACTCACGGTACTCATACACAAACACATTGTGTTATAAG AGATCTGCTTTTGGACTTAAAGTTGCACGAGCTGCACAGAGAGTACGTTTGGCTGCAATTGGTGCCATGTTGCGGGGACTGCGTGTCAGTGATGCAGCACCAGCCTGCCCGGATCAG ACTACAGCTGCAGTTCAATCCCCTGTCAAGTGTCCACAATTGGAGACTACCTCCTTTGACACTGACGTGGTTGTACATTCCGGCCAGAATAAGAGCATCAGTGTACGTGTGGCGGACATTCAG CCAGACCAGATGGACAATGTCCTCTGCCTGTTCACGTACAGCTGGGAAGTGAAGTACTCCACATGGAAAATCACGTCCTCCAACCTCGAGTGTGAGGCTCTCCAGTTTGAGTTCTCTGACGTCACGTTGCCCATAGTAACCGCTCAGTTCACCGTGACGAGTGGGAAGAACAGCGTCCCATTGGATAATCCACAAAATATCACAG TCCGCATCTACAAGTGTGGTACCATAGTAACCAACTGCGGTCAGTGCCTTAGTATGGACCCGGAATACGAGTGTGGCTGGTGTGTGGGTGCAAGCCCCACATGCTCCTTGCAGAATCTCTGCCCTGCATCTGACTGGCTCGACCGCTCAGCTGTCTGTCCCAACCCTCAGATACTCGGGGTACGTGTGGCCATAATgcag
- the LOC127851468 gene encoding plexin-A2-like isoform X6: MACEKHCLILHHFNKNMHCPQVDCYSRYSYTNTLCYKRSAFGLKVARAAQRVRLAAIGAMLRGLRVSDAAPACPDQTTAAVQSPVKCPQLETTSFDTDVVVHSGQNKSISVRVADIQPDQMDNVLCLFTYSWEVKYSTWKITSSNLECEALQFEFSDVTLPIVTAQFTVTSGKNSVPLDNPQNITVRIYKCGTIVTNCGQCLSMDPEYECGWCVGASPTCSLQNLCPASDWLDRSAVCPNPQILGEMMPMIHH; the protein is encoded by the exons atggctTGTGAAAAGCATTGCCTAatcttacatcattttaacaaaaacatgcattgtCCTCAAGTTGACTGCTACTCACGGTACTCATACACAAACACATTGTGTTATAAG AGATCTGCTTTTGGACTTAAAGTTGCACGAGCTGCACAGAGAGTACGTTTGGCTGCAATTGGTGCCATGTTGCGGGGACTGCGTGTCAGTGATGCAGCACCAGCCTGCCCGGATCAG ACTACAGCTGCAGTTCAATCCCCTGTCAAGTGTCCACAATTGGAGACTACCTCCTTTGACACTGACGTGGTTGTACATTCCGGCCAGAATAAGAGCATCAGTGTACGTGTGGCGGACATTCAG CCAGACCAGATGGACAATGTCCTCTGCCTGTTCACGTACAGCTGGGAAGTGAAGTACTCCACATGGAAAATCACGTCCTCCAACCTCGAGTGTGAGGCTCTCCAGTTTGAGTTCTCTGACGTCACGTTGCCCATAGTAACCGCTCAGTTCACCGTGACGAGTGGGAAGAACAGCGTCCCATTGGATAATCCACAAAATATCACAG TCCGCATCTACAAGTGTGGTACCATAGTAACCAACTGCGGTCAGTGCCTTAGTATGGACCCGGAATACGAGTGTGGCTGGTGTGTGGGTGCAAGCCCCACATGCTCCTTGCAGAATCTCTGCCCTGCATCTGACTGGCTCGACCGCTCAGCTGTCTGTCCCAACCCTCAGATACTCGGG
- the LOC127851468 gene encoding uncharacterized protein LOC127851468 isoform X9 — MACEKHCLILHHFNKNMHCPQVDCYSRYSYTNTLCYKRSAFGLKVARAAQRVRLAAIGAMLRGLRVSDAAPACPDQTTAAVQSPVKCPQLETTSFDTDVVVHSGQNKSISVRVADIQPDQMDNVLCLFTYSWEVKYSTWKITSSNLECEALQFEFSDVTLPIVTAQFTVTSGKNSVPLDNPQNITVWYHGNQLRSVP; from the exons atggctTGTGAAAAGCATTGCCTAatcttacatcattttaacaaaaacatgcattgtCCTCAAGTTGACTGCTACTCACGGTACTCATACACAAACACATTGTGTTATAAG AGATCTGCTTTTGGACTTAAAGTTGCACGAGCTGCACAGAGAGTACGTTTGGCTGCAATTGGTGCCATGTTGCGGGGACTGCGTGTCAGTGATGCAGCACCAGCCTGCCCGGATCAG ACTACAGCTGCAGTTCAATCCCCTGTCAAGTGTCCACAATTGGAGACTACCTCCTTTGACACTGACGTGGTTGTACATTCCGGCCAGAATAAGAGCATCAGTGTACGTGTGGCGGACATTCAG CCAGACCAGATGGACAATGTCCTCTGCCTGTTCACGTACAGCTGGGAAGTGAAGTACTCCACATGGAAAATCACGTCCTCCAACCTCGAGTGTGAGGCTCTCCAGTTTGAGTTCTCTGACGTCACGTTGCCCATAGTAACCGCTCAGTTCACCGTGACGAGTGGGAAGAACAGCGTCCCATTGGATAATCCACAAAATATCACAG